The following are encoded together in the Azospirillum brasilense genome:
- a CDS encoding polysaccharide pyruvyl transferase family protein, with protein sequence MANILVMIPSGEVYDHDCVRWYSYQNIQRSINHYHNIGDAFVYDSSLKLLTFDRLDVVEIREFKQEVVDRANAEYDYVFLRGSNYIHDHMTWPEGTEQVLSKLRIPVIAFGVGAQAPATGKLTLSDESKRIWQMFADKSTTLGVRGTYTAEVLWDLGIKNVRIVGCPTAFRNRDPELRIDLPSLDSVRNVGITMRREVSSHYSPDVKTYLTRHRDFVKDMSRRFDTVLMMQGEVEEKKLLWGTDEQKAEAWDELHNNNWLKSWYFDEELDELYRSRLWYSDVVADYENIVRSKDLVLGYRLHGNLMALSNGTPSVYFSYDSRTAEFAETFAIPCYDVYSDKPFVLEEYWDQSLFEKFNRTFYQRYRDMREFLDENYIPHRMPSPTARKTPQRKAA encoded by the coding sequence TTGGCTAACATCCTAGTCATGATTCCCTCCGGCGAAGTCTATGACCATGACTGCGTGCGGTGGTACAGCTACCAGAACATTCAGCGTAGCATCAATCATTACCACAACATCGGCGACGCCTTCGTCTACGATTCCTCGCTGAAGCTGCTGACCTTCGACCGTCTCGACGTGGTGGAGATCCGCGAGTTCAAGCAGGAGGTGGTGGACCGGGCCAACGCCGAATACGATTACGTCTTCCTGCGCGGGTCGAACTACATCCACGACCACATGACCTGGCCGGAGGGCACCGAGCAGGTGCTGTCCAAGCTGCGCATCCCGGTCATCGCCTTCGGCGTCGGCGCCCAGGCCCCGGCCACCGGCAAGCTGACCCTGTCGGACGAGAGCAAGCGCATCTGGCAGATGTTCGCCGACAAGTCCACGACGCTGGGCGTGCGCGGCACCTACACCGCCGAAGTGCTGTGGGACCTCGGCATCAAGAACGTGCGCATCGTCGGCTGCCCGACCGCCTTCCGCAACCGCGATCCGGAGCTGCGCATTGACCTGCCCTCCCTGGACAGCGTGCGCAACGTCGGCATCACCATGCGCCGCGAGGTGTCCAGCCACTATTCGCCGGACGTGAAGACCTACCTCACCCGCCACCGCGACTTCGTCAAGGACATGAGCCGCCGCTTCGACACGGTCCTGATGATGCAGGGCGAGGTCGAGGAGAAGAAGCTGCTCTGGGGCACCGACGAGCAGAAGGCCGAGGCCTGGGACGAGCTGCACAACAACAACTGGCTGAAGAGCTGGTATTTCGACGAGGAACTGGACGAGCTGTACCGCTCGCGCCTGTGGTACTCGGACGTCGTCGCCGACTATGAGAACATCGTACGCTCGAAGGACCTTGTGCTGGGCTACCGCCTGCACGGCAACCTGATGGCGCTGTCGAACGGCACGCCGTCGGTCTATTTCAGCTACGACAGCCGCACGGCGGAATTCGCGGAGACCTTCGCGATCCCCTGCTATGACGTCTATTCCGACAAGCCCTTCGTCCTGGAGGAATACTGGGACCAGAGCCTGTTCGAGAAGTTCAACCGCACTTTCTACCAGCGCTACCGCGACATGCGGGAGTTCCTGGACGAGAACTACATCCCGCACCGCATGCCCAGCCCGACCGCGCGCAAGACCCCGCAGCGCAAGGCGGCCTGA
- a CDS encoding glycosyltransferase family 4 protein codes for MSNKRVLIISHGHPAFSLGGAEVASYNLHQGLHDLPGWESHYLARTSPPVTPHGSSALMALRQKEREVLYHANDYDHFRLSNRNLPGLEKDFVRYVRDLQPDVVNFHHFLGLGIETIQAIRQALPRVPIVVTFHEYLSICHHHGQMVKTSRNALCYRASPADCAGCFPHIGEAQFFKRELFLKTFLEQADFYVSPSNFLIDRYVDWGLPREKFRMIENGLTVEGIAPPRPLARGGKRNRFAFFGQLTEFKGAHVLVEAIGRVSEKAWGEDGALMIFGGNLERQPEAYQKKFNEAVERAGDRVRFYGSYRSAELPGLMKDVDWVVMPSIWWENSPVVIQEAFLHGRPIISSNIGGMGEKVTHGVDGLHFRNASVEDLVDRLTEALTTPDLWDRLRMRIRRPIDRAECARRHADVFDALIANAGGGAVSMPERAVAQKP; via the coding sequence ATGAGCAACAAGCGCGTCCTGATCATCAGCCACGGCCATCCCGCCTTCTCGCTGGGCGGCGCGGAGGTGGCCTCCTACAACCTGCACCAGGGGCTGCACGACCTGCCCGGCTGGGAAAGCCATTACCTGGCCCGCACCTCCCCGCCGGTCACGCCGCACGGCAGCTCCGCCCTGATGGCGCTGCGCCAGAAGGAGCGGGAGGTCCTCTACCACGCCAACGACTACGACCATTTCCGGCTGTCGAACCGCAACCTGCCGGGGCTGGAGAAGGACTTCGTCCGCTACGTCCGCGACCTCCAACCGGACGTGGTGAACTTCCATCATTTCCTGGGTCTGGGCATCGAGACGATCCAGGCGATCCGGCAGGCGCTGCCCCGCGTGCCCATCGTGGTGACCTTCCACGAGTATCTGTCCATCTGCCACCACCACGGCCAGATGGTGAAGACCAGCCGCAACGCGCTGTGCTACCGCGCCAGCCCGGCGGACTGCGCCGGCTGCTTCCCGCACATCGGCGAGGCGCAGTTCTTCAAGCGCGAGCTGTTCCTGAAGACCTTCCTGGAGCAGGCGGACTTCTACGTCAGCCCGTCGAACTTCCTGATCGACCGCTACGTCGACTGGGGCCTGCCGCGCGAGAAGTTCCGCATGATCGAGAACGGCCTGACGGTCGAGGGCATCGCCCCGCCCCGCCCGCTGGCCCGCGGCGGCAAGCGCAACCGCTTCGCCTTCTTCGGCCAGCTGACCGAGTTCAAGGGCGCCCATGTGCTGGTCGAGGCGATCGGCCGCGTCTCCGAGAAGGCGTGGGGCGAGGACGGCGCGCTGATGATCTTCGGCGGCAACCTGGAGCGCCAGCCCGAGGCCTACCAGAAGAAATTCAACGAGGCGGTGGAGCGCGCCGGCGACCGCGTGCGCTTCTACGGCAGCTACCGCTCCGCCGAACTCCCCGGCCTGATGAAGGACGTGGACTGGGTGGTGATGCCGTCCATCTGGTGGGAGAACTCGCCGGTGGTGATCCAGGAGGCCTTCCTGCACGGCCGCCCGATCATCTCCAGCAACATCGGCGGCATGGGCGAGAAGGTCACCCACGGCGTGGATGGCCTGCATTTCCGCAACGCCAGCGTCGAGGATCTGGTGGACCGCCTGACCGAGGCGCTGACCACGCCGGACCTGTGGGACCGTCTGCGCATGCGCATCCGCCGGCCCATCGACCGCGCGGAATGCGCCCGCCGCCACGCCGACGTGTTCGACGCGCTGATCGCGAACGCGGGCGGTGGTGCCGTGTCAATGCCCGAGCGGGCGGTGGCGCAGAAGCCGTGA
- a CDS encoding glycosyltransferase family 4 protein: MSLPRVLVVAHNHPSLHPGGTEIFAHELFGSLKAKGAEALFLACTNGVHRDRKPGTNLQTLGRSADEVVLWAGHFDHFFQSQIDLHGIVPDLSNLLRAFQPDIVHIHHTLLLGVEMLFLIRRVCPRARIVYTLHDYYPICANDGQMVTTGSHALCRMASPDACHRCFPDRPADQFVLREKHIKAMFGLVDHFLAPSAFLRDRYIAWGIDPDSISVMENGRPAVRPAPHRPLSSGAPRNAFAYFGNLNPFKGITVALDAAARLEKQGQDLTLAVHGGAPFQTDAFKDKVEQGFKNARGTAVRHGPYRREEMPELMAAADWVVMPSIWWENAPLVIREAFQHRRPVICSGIGGMAESVTDGVDGLHFRAGDAADLARVMTRAMTEPGLWDRLVSNMPAVPTTEESAEKHVILYDDIMNGPGGSHGQGSIAGSIAG, from the coding sequence ATGAGCCTGCCCCGTGTCCTGGTCGTCGCCCACAACCACCCGAGCCTGCACCCCGGCGGCACGGAGATCTTCGCGCACGAGCTGTTCGGCAGCCTGAAGGCCAAGGGGGCGGAGGCCCTGTTCCTCGCCTGCACCAACGGCGTCCACCGCGACCGCAAGCCCGGCACCAACCTCCAGACGCTCGGCCGCAGCGCCGACGAGGTGGTGCTGTGGGCCGGGCATTTCGATCACTTCTTCCAGAGCCAGATCGACCTGCACGGCATCGTGCCCGACCTGTCGAACCTGCTGCGCGCCTTCCAGCCGGACATCGTCCACATCCACCACACGCTGCTGCTGGGCGTGGAGATGCTATTCCTGATCCGCCGCGTCTGCCCGCGGGCGCGGATCGTCTACACGCTGCACGACTACTACCCGATCTGCGCCAACGACGGGCAGATGGTGACGACGGGAAGTCACGCGCTGTGCCGCATGGCTTCGCCCGACGCCTGCCACCGCTGCTTCCCCGACCGGCCGGCCGACCAGTTCGTGCTGCGCGAGAAGCACATCAAGGCGATGTTCGGGCTGGTCGACCATTTCCTGGCGCCCAGCGCCTTCCTGCGCGACCGTTACATCGCCTGGGGCATCGACCCCGACAGCATCTCCGTCATGGAGAACGGGCGACCGGCGGTCCGTCCGGCGCCGCACCGGCCGCTGTCTTCGGGCGCCCCGCGCAACGCCTTCGCCTATTTCGGCAACCTGAATCCCTTCAAGGGAATCACCGTCGCGCTGGACGCCGCCGCCCGGCTGGAGAAGCAGGGGCAGGACCTGACACTGGCGGTCCATGGCGGCGCGCCGTTCCAGACCGACGCCTTCAAGGACAAGGTCGAGCAGGGCTTCAAGAACGCCCGCGGCACAGCCGTCCGCCACGGTCCCTACCGGCGCGAGGAGATGCCCGAGCTGATGGCCGCCGCCGACTGGGTGGTGATGCCGTCGATCTGGTGGGAGAACGCGCCCCTGGTCATCCGTGAAGCCTTCCAGCACCGCCGCCCGGTCATCTGCAGCGGCATCGGCGGCATGGCGGAATCGGTGACCGACGGGGTGGACGGGCTGCATTTCCGGGCGGGGGACGCCGCGGATCTGGCGCGCGTGATGACGCGCGCGATGACCGAGCCGGGGCTTTGGGACCGGCTCGTCTCCAACATGCCGGCGGTCCCGACGACCGAAGAGTCCGCCGAAAAACACGTCATTCTCTATGACGACATAATGAATGGTCCGGGGGGATCGCATGGGCAGGGTTCGATTGCGGGGAGCATCGCGGGATGA
- a CDS encoding class I SAM-dependent methyltransferase, with translation MNEILTGRRLAVLRRNTDPRLEWLCAQIARNRFLPVPPPDRVFIGDGDFRAIGAEFLRHFVRVGGLKPKHRVLEIGCGIGRMAVPLTQYLDSSYDGVDIVEDGIRWCAETITPAYPEFRFRTLDVANALYNPGGAEDAAQTRLPFPDGGHDFVILTSVITHLRTAETVRYAAEIARVLKPGGRCFLSLFLVDARARDGIAKKTARPAFLDAAGPEFIADEANPNAAVAYSESFLLGTFAEQGLRPARPVLRGHWSGQRNAENFQDLLVLEKEAAR, from the coding sequence ATGAACGAGATCCTCACCGGGCGCCGCCTCGCCGTCCTGCGCCGCAACACCGACCCGCGGCTGGAGTGGCTGTGCGCGCAGATCGCCCGCAACCGCTTCCTGCCCGTGCCGCCGCCGGACCGCGTGTTCATCGGCGACGGCGATTTCCGGGCCATCGGGGCGGAGTTCCTGCGCCATTTCGTGCGCGTCGGCGGGCTGAAGCCGAAGCACCGCGTGCTGGAGATCGGCTGCGGCATCGGGCGCATGGCCGTGCCGCTGACCCAGTACCTCGATTCCAGCTACGACGGCGTGGACATCGTCGAGGACGGCATCCGCTGGTGCGCGGAGACGATCACCCCGGCCTATCCGGAGTTCCGCTTCCGGACGCTCGACGTGGCGAACGCGCTCTACAACCCCGGCGGGGCGGAGGACGCGGCGCAGACCCGCCTGCCCTTCCCCGACGGCGGGCACGACTTCGTGATCCTGACCTCGGTCATCACCCATCTGCGGACGGCGGAGACGGTGCGCTACGCGGCGGAGATCGCCCGCGTGCTGAAGCCGGGCGGGCGCTGCTTCCTCAGCCTGTTCCTGGTGGACGCCCGCGCGCGGGACGGCATCGCGAAGAAGACCGCCCGCCCGGCCTTCCTCGACGCCGCCGGGCCGGAGTTCATCGCCGACGAGGCCAACCCCAACGCCGCCGTCGCCTACAGCGAATCCTTCCTGCTCGGCACCTTCGCGGAACAGGGGCTGCGCCCGGCGCGCCCGGTTCTGCGCGGCCATTGGAGCGGGCAGCGCAACGCCGAGAACTTCCAGGATCTCCTGGTTCTGGAAAAGGAGGCCGCGCGATGA
- a CDS encoding glycosyltransferase family 2 protein — MTVLAVLPASASIASAQLHALGDDFVLASWESDGPEPSGRVVPTLDGEEVRPPYTTLSVRTSWGGQRVLSILRAPRTSGAPVRFVAQGRVVAEALAEPQVPDPDPAFLLGSLDAPSRLRVVRFLFDFARSTPALRSDAGFAAVCRRMVLELSPTPSPLVARALATDELLLCGGSLSSGFGEVTGAVIITSGAVGPSPFDVCVGSALDRRGRAAMSLLVDKALCAPGNLLVVLGRNGLACRAFSAVAPNLPSLTERLSTRRDTPLELRQYILNALAQRGRSDATAAAAVRELQVLAPLPKRQVADAKRSIGAALDLAVPTGDGGLFLAGWVHDPHGLSGGLTVHTPFGGERRLEVLEHRFPREDVAKLFGTAPSTDRSGFVAYLPGAPEPAAALQVHAELRLGSGGSIRLVPPLRPLSPADARAAVLGSLPPQHATPLVLETVIAPAVAPLHAAHMASRSEPETVSFGRIPETPAVSVIIPLYKALEFLRFQLSSFATDPGMAGAELIFVLDSPEQRDELVHMLHGFHALYDLPMRVLVQPANYGYSAANNAGVAASSGRTLLFLNSDVIPDQPGWLPVLLAALERAPGAGAVGPKLLFDDDSLQHAGLYFDRDVRGRWYNHHFFKGLPRDFLPARRERSVPGVTGACLMMTRETFDAVGGFCEDYVIGDYEDSDLCLRVRKAGLDIRYVPSVELYHLERRSISRHQGYTRGVASEYNGWLHARRWAAMMEELTARDWSALPPPPALEDSLMRPLSAAPPTDTALPVAVPGKSRLFGRANRNRS, encoded by the coding sequence ATGACCGTGCTCGCCGTCCTGCCGGCCTCCGCCTCCATCGCGTCCGCCCAGCTCCATGCGCTCGGCGACGACTTCGTGCTCGCTTCGTGGGAGAGCGACGGACCGGAGCCCTCCGGCCGCGTCGTTCCCACCCTCGACGGCGAGGAGGTCCGGCCCCCCTACACCACCTTGTCCGTCCGGACGAGCTGGGGTGGGCAGCGGGTGCTGTCGATCCTGCGGGCGCCCCGGACCTCCGGTGCGCCCGTCCGTTTCGTGGCCCAGGGCCGCGTCGTCGCGGAGGCCCTGGCCGAACCGCAGGTTCCCGATCCCGACCCCGCCTTCCTGCTCGGCAGCCTCGACGCGCCGTCGCGGCTGCGCGTGGTCCGTTTCCTCTTCGATTTCGCGCGCTCCACCCCGGCGCTGCGCAGCGACGCCGGCTTCGCCGCGGTGTGCCGCCGCATGGTGCTGGAGCTGTCGCCCACCCCCTCCCCGCTGGTCGCCCGCGCCCTGGCCACCGACGAGCTTCTGCTCTGCGGCGGGTCGCTGTCGTCGGGCTTCGGCGAGGTGACGGGGGCGGTCATCATCACTTCGGGCGCCGTCGGCCCCTCTCCCTTTGACGTCTGCGTCGGCTCCGCCCTGGACCGGCGCGGGCGCGCCGCCATGTCGCTGCTGGTCGACAAGGCGCTGTGCGCGCCGGGCAACCTGCTGGTGGTTCTCGGCCGCAATGGGCTGGCCTGCCGCGCCTTCTCGGCCGTGGCGCCCAACCTGCCGAGCCTGACCGAGCGGCTGTCCACCCGCCGCGACACGCCGCTGGAGCTGCGCCAGTACATCCTGAACGCGCTCGCCCAGCGCGGGCGGTCGGACGCCACGGCCGCGGCGGCGGTGCGCGAGCTCCAGGTGCTCGCCCCGCTGCCCAAGCGGCAGGTCGCCGACGCCAAGCGCTCCATCGGCGCCGCCCTCGACCTCGCCGTTCCGACCGGCGACGGCGGGCTGTTCCTGGCCGGCTGGGTGCACGATCCGCACGGCCTGTCCGGCGGCCTCACCGTGCACACGCCCTTCGGCGGCGAGCGCCGGCTGGAGGTTCTGGAGCACCGCTTCCCGCGCGAGGACGTGGCGAAGCTGTTCGGCACCGCCCCCTCCACCGACCGCAGCGGCTTCGTCGCCTATCTGCCCGGCGCGCCGGAGCCCGCCGCGGCGCTTCAGGTCCATGCGGAGCTTCGCCTCGGCTCCGGCGGGTCGATCCGGCTGGTGCCGCCGCTGCGCCCGCTGTCGCCGGCCGACGCCCGCGCCGCGGTGCTCGGCAGCCTGCCGCCGCAGCACGCGACCCCGCTGGTTCTGGAAACGGTGATCGCCCCGGCCGTGGCACCGCTCCACGCCGCCCACATGGCCAGCCGCAGCGAGCCGGAAACCGTCAGCTTCGGGCGCATCCCGGAGACGCCGGCCGTCTCGGTCATCATCCCGCTCTACAAGGCGCTGGAGTTCCTGCGCTTCCAGCTCTCCAGCTTCGCCACCGATCCCGGCATGGCCGGGGCGGAGCTGATCTTCGTGCTCGACAGCCCGGAGCAGCGCGACGAGCTGGTGCACATGCTGCACGGCTTCCACGCGCTCTACGACCTGCCGATGCGGGTGCTGGTGCAGCCGGCCAACTACGGCTACTCGGCGGCCAACAACGCCGGCGTCGCGGCCTCCAGCGGGCGGACGCTGCTGTTCCTGAATTCCGATGTGATCCCCGACCAGCCCGGCTGGCTGCCCGTCCTGCTCGCCGCGCTGGAGCGCGCGCCGGGGGCCGGGGCGGTCGGGCCGAAGCTGCTGTTCGACGACGACAGCCTGCAGCACGCCGGCCTCTACTTCGACCGCGACGTCCGTGGGCGCTGGTACAACCATCACTTCTTCAAGGGCTTGCCGCGCGACTTCCTTCCCGCCCGGCGCGAGCGCAGCGTGCCCGGCGTGACCGGCGCCTGCCTGATGATGACCCGCGAGACCTTCGACGCCGTGGGCGGCTTCTGCGAGGACTACGTCATCGGCGACTACGAGGACTCCGACCTCTGCCTGCGCGTCCGCAAGGCCGGGCTGGACATCCGCTACGTCCCCTCGGTCGAGCTGTACCATCTGGAGCGCCGCTCGATCAGCCGGCACCAGGGTTACACCCGCGGCGTCGCCTCCGAATACAACGGCTGGCTCCACGCCCGCCGCTGGGCCGCGATGATGGAGGAGCTGACCGCCCGCGACTGGAGCGCGTTGCCGCCGCCGCCCGCGCTGGAGGACAGCCTGATGCGCCCCCTGTCGGCGGCCCCCCCCACGGACACCGCCCTTCCCGTTGCCGTTCCGGGCAAATCCCGCCTGTTCGGGCGCGCGAACCGGAACCGGAGCTGA
- a CDS encoding calcium-binding protein has translation MATLPGGNYDDVITGTNGNDFIDGGKGDDILMGGNGHDTILGGDGRDALFGGNGNDLLSGGSGADVLDGGNGNDTLDGGDGDDYLSGGNGDDVLIGGRGNDILDGGNGDDVLNGGDGADILKGGNGDDVLMGGGHNDYLDGGAGNDILMGGTGDDILKGGEGDDYLDGGAGNDILEGGAGNDILVGGAGNDIFVFSGGGGQDVVLDFRAGEDVLQIERNINGLEINDASDLAARVTDMGGNAVIDLGNGDSIMLKGVSADEVHNNPNDFFVIH, from the coding sequence ATGGCCACCCTTCCTGGCGGCAACTATGACGACGTCATCACCGGCACCAACGGCAACGACTTCATCGACGGCGGTAAGGGCGATGACATCCTGATGGGTGGCAACGGCCACGACACCATCCTGGGCGGCGACGGCCGTGACGCCCTGTTCGGCGGGAACGGCAACGACCTGCTGAGCGGCGGCAGCGGGGCCGACGTCCTCGACGGCGGCAACGGCAACGACACGCTGGATGGCGGGGACGGCGACGATTACCTGTCCGGCGGCAACGGCGACGATGTGCTGATCGGCGGCCGCGGCAACGACATCCTCGACGGCGGCAACGGCGACGACGTCCTGAACGGCGGCGACGGCGCCGACATTCTGAAGGGCGGCAACGGTGACGACGTCCTGATGGGCGGCGGCCACAACGATTACCTGGACGGTGGCGCCGGCAACGACATCCTGATGGGCGGCACCGGTGACGACATCCTGAAGGGTGGCGAGGGCGACGATTACCTGGATGGCGGTGCGGGCAACGACATCCTGGAAGGCGGTGCGGGCAACGACATCCTCGTCGGCGGCGCCGGCAACGACATCTTCGTCTTCTCCGGCGGCGGCGGCCAGGACGTCGTTCTCGACTTCCGCGCCGGCGAGGACGTCCTCCAGATCGAGCGCAACATCAACGGCCTGGAGATCAACGACGCCTCCGATCTGGCGGCCCGCGTCACCGACATGGGCGGCAACGCCGTCATCGATCTCGGCAACGGCGACAGCATCATGCTGAAGGGCGTTTCGGCCGACGAAGTTCACAACAACCCGAACGACTTCTTCGTCATTCACTAA